One stretch of Maylandia zebra isolate NMK-2024a linkage group LG13, Mzebra_GT3a, whole genome shotgun sequence DNA includes these proteins:
- the ninl gene encoding ninein-like protein isoform X2 has protein sequence MEEAEHSRYVSQLKAEFDSCDMTATGFLDREELTALCRKLQLDAHLPLLLATLLGERRYGRVNFEEFKEGFVAVLSRSLDFGTSEDDSSYLEPAVPEEVKPKLVKGAKRYGRRSKPDAALTRDSEDSPPSRAEASDSSPTGIRKAKLRRATSLESVESLKSDEEAGSQKETSFQCKGHHQGEEPGGHALMLVCEHLGLQHLHTEEVDVLLRKLDPDLDGRVSIREFKKVLCGSTPITCSTPVRQADLRAPHKPREVSEEHSARSASPSLLMATVGQRVLSRLDDGSGCTSPERVAALWTEEGIGNSRDILQTLDFPLEERLSLADLTLALDNELLVSGNGIHQAALISYKIEIQHLQEVAEQACRERDKVKADLERADRRNLQLVREVDDRHASMETLNQSRIRDLEQDFRDRLTALRSETEQESEALLQHIERERGALQEELQLLRAQEAELQEELCNAVQENGRLEEELNAVKMKLTEAEGSARRLQRDLDQMLSDKFGGLDPSSVGLSHEERLSEIIKEYEQQCRELQDRNDELSSELELLKNQRRNRKCRRRAGAANVLSWNQQHSESDSDSDVKHCSSPRVRKKLEPADKAALCSLDDSGPAVSIQTELALEQLKQKHEEELQQLNIQLETQMNYYERSLEKMRQSMEVERKDISQAFKLEISELEEQKSQVEQQVKQLKETVDKLQTQIQHGGGRSNEQERRMQRERAELEQNFAREIGNLVQRLSAEKDQLEAELKLKMDQEVMLVREESEQQLAQMKMQHGEAQRRLLHQLHQERRRLQEQRGFWERRLVQVEQEKLCSEERAREEKRSMEERQEEEVRLLKEQVSGLQDVLRASSQSEANLKEDLEASYRRSGELEARLEEACAQLEESIAFLESQELLNKRLASEKSSAEGELLLARSREEELQVQVSHTKAELEELQAASACLLQDREEAAGSCNRLSCTVAQQQAQLRAREHTVSSLRAELENLQKALRSKAESVSRLAAELDSLKTDRARLIQDLKEQAMAVDHLQLQLDGISEELDRRRSGEETLQEALEQEQSRTSLLQSSLAEEKEEVWRLSQENGTYIRLTDQLSTQIVEMEEEISSLRDHLRDLSSQLNDTADLVLELRKQLNAKTGQVEPASSEQLLQLQTALRDSESRQRTAEEDLEREKKKMTKQLLELEDLVLALEELVEPAGARRTQLEEVRSENAALQERLGTLQQEVHKMEDEVAKKRRKLEEMEREHERSREEEERLHRENSRYREEVLDLSSRNLQLSTDNAELSTRLRGDQESVRMLHERLATVSKEQEEEHATVRRLQDAALQHEREKLQLQASWTQEKQLLEAELSTSKEKLERQPVLEAELSAVTLKLQWVEEDKAKLLRDADERNTKVEKLQQSVLSLESEAELLRSQLAAISQEKLSHAQDATELQRKLQEAQSRVEELEAGVRKLMREKEELRQALQEQEEQASVTLQEETCKLRVQNQELQHQLSELQVENVKVHKLSEEQKELKSRLSEAEEARIQAQDQAVRADAALSVAQAQHLRQQQEDNSCRDWAEVLQARLMEEQRSRLQLEEELRQQEQKSSSQISTKQDQYEKAMAALQQRAEDVETKLKAVRLLLQEKVEQLKEQLARNAKSSALLKDLYVENSQLMKALQVTEQRQKRAEKKNFLLEEKVGALNKLLRDIVPASLAT, from the exons ATGGAGGAGGCGGAGCACAGCCGCTACGTCTCTCAGCTGAAGGCCGAGTTCGACAGCTGCGACATGACGGCGACCGGCTTCCTGGACCGAGAGGAGCTCACGGCGCTGTGCCGCAAACTGCAGCTGGACGCTCACCTGCCACTGCTGCTCGCCACGCTGCTGGGAGAGAGGCGCTACGGCCGg gtgaACTTCGAGGAGTTTAAGGAGGGCTTTGTGGCCGTGCTGTCCCGCTCTCTGGACTTCGGGACATCAGAGGACGACAGCAGCTACCTGGAGCCAG ctgttcCAGAGGAGGTGAAGCCAAAGTTGGTGAAAGGAGCGAAGCGTTACGGCCGCCGCAGTAAACCCGACGCCGCGCTTACCCGTGACTCAGAAGACTCTCCGCCATCCAGAGCGGAGGCCTCAGACTCGTCACCGACCGGCATCCGAAAGGCCAAACTGAGACGGGCGACGTCACTGGAAAGCGTGGAG AGCCTGAAGTCTGACGAGGAGGCAGGAAGTCAGAAGGAGACATCCTTTCAGTGTAAAG GTCACCACCAGGGGGAGGAGCCAGGAGGACACGCGCTGATGCTGGTGTGCGAACACCTGGGTCTGCAACACCTGCACACTGAG GAAGTGGACGTGCTGCTCAGGAAGTTGGATCCCGACCTAGACGGCAGGGTCAGCATTAGGGAATTCAAGAAGGTGCTCTGTGGCTCCACCCCCATCACCTGTTCCACCCCAGTACGACAAGCTGACCTGAGAGCGCCACACAAG CCTCGGGAGGTGTCAGAGGAGCACTCGGCCCGCTCCGCCTCGCCCTCCCTGCTGATGGCCACCGTGGGTCAGAGGGTGCTCAGCCGGCTGGACGACGGCTCAGGATGTACGAGCCCCGAGCGCGTCGCGGCCCTGTGGACGGAGGAGGGCATCGGGAACAGCCGGGACATCCTGCAG ACTCTGGACTTCCCCTTGGAGGAGCGCCTCAGTCTGGCAGATCTGACGCTGGCGCTGGACAACGAGCTGCTGGTCAGCGGGAACGGCATCCACCAGGCGGCGCTCATCTCCTACAAGATCGAAATCCAGCACCTGCA ggaggtggcagagcaggcCTGCAGGGAGCGCGACAAGGTGAAGGCCGACCTGGAGCGGGCCGACCGCAGGAACCTGCAGCTGGTCAGAGAGGTGGACGACCGGCACGCCAGCATGGAGACGCTCAACCAGAGCCGGATCAG GGACCTGGAGCAGGACTTCCGCGATAGGCTGACGGCTCTGCGCAGcgagacagagcaggagagcgAGGCGCTGCTGCAGCACATAGAGCGAGAGCGCGGCGCTCTGCAGGAGGAGCTGCAGCTGCTCAGAGCGCAGGAGGCGGAGCTACAGGAGGAGCTCTGCAACGCCGTGCAG GAGAACGGTCGTCTGGAGGAGGAGCTGAACGCTGTGAAGATGAAGCTGACTGAAGCCGAAGGCTCAGCGAGGCGACTGCAGAGAGACCTGGACCAGATGCTGAGTGACAAG TTTGGCGGTTTGGACCCGTCCAGCGTTGGTCTGAGTCACGAGGAAAGATTGTCTGAAATCATCAAAGAGTACGAGCAGCAGTGCCGG GAGCTGCAGGACAGAAACGATGAGCTGAGCTCAGAGTTGGAGCTGCTGAAGAATCAgaggagaaacaggaagtgcagaCGGCGTGCTGGAGCCGCCAACGTGCTGAGCTGGAACCAGCAACACTCGGAGTCAGACTCAG acTCGGACGTGAAGCACTGCTCGTCTCCTCGGGTCAGGAAGAAACTGGAGCCGGCTGATAAAGcag ctctGTGCTCATTGGACGACTCGGGCCCGGCCGTCAGCATCCAGACTGAACTGGCCCTGGAACAACTGAAGCAGAAACACGAGgaggagctgcagcagctcAACATCCAGCTGGAGACgcag aTGAACTACTATGAGCGCAGCTTGGAGAAGATGAGGCAGAGCATGGAGGTGGAGCGGAAGGACATCTCTCAGGCCTTCAAG CTGGAGATCAGCGAGCTGGAGGAGCAGAAGTCTCAGGTGGAGCAGCAGGTGAAGCAGCTGAAGGAGACCGTGGACAAACTGCAGACTCAGATCCAGCACGGAGGAGGGCGGAGCAACGAGCAGGAGCGCAG GATGCAGCGGGAGCGCGCCGAGCTGGAGCAGAACTTCGCCAGAGAGATTGGTAACCTGGTGCAGCGGCTGAGCGCTGAGAAGGACCAGCTGGAGGCGGAGCTGAAGCTGAAGATGGATCAGGAGGTGATGCTGGTCAG GGAGGAGTCAGAGCAGCAGCTCGCTCAGATGAAGATGCAGCACGGTGAAGCTCAGCGCCGCCTCCTGCACCAGCTCCACCAGGAACGCCGGCGGCTGCAGGAGCAGAGAGGATTCTGGGAGAGGAGGCTCGTGCAGGTGGAGCAGGAGAAACTGTGCAGTGAGGAGCGAGCCCGGGAAGAGAAGAGGAGCATGGAGGAACGGCAAGAGGAAGAGGTCCGGCTCCTGAAAGAGCAAGTCTCCGGTTTGCAGGATGTCCTGCGGGCGTCCAGCCAATCAGAGGCCAATTTGAAGGAGGACCTGGAGGCGTCTTACAGGCGGAGCGGGGAGCTGGAGGCTCGGCTGGAGGAGGCCTGCGCGCAGCTGGAGGAGAGTATCGCCTTCTTGGAGTCTCAGGAGCTTCTGAACAAACGCCTGGCCTCGGAGAAGAGCTCGGCGGAGGGGGAGCTGCTGCTAGCGAGGAGCAGGGAGGAGGAGCTTCAGGTTCAGGTGTCCCACACAAAGGCTGAGCTGGAGGAGCTGCAGGCTGCGTCCGCGTGCCTCCTGCAGGACCGAGAGGAGGCGGCAGGAAGCTGCAACCGGCTCTCCTGCACCGTCGCCCAGCAACAGGCTCAGCTCCGAGCCCGCGAGCACACGGTCTCCTCCCTCAGGGCGGAGCTGGAGAACCTGCAGAAGGCGCTCAGGAGCAAAGCTGAGTCAGTTTCCAGACTTGCGGCCGAACTGGACTCTCTGAAGACAGACCGCGCCCGGCTGATCCAGGACCTGAAGGAGCAGGCCATGGCCGTGGACCACCTACAGCTGCAGCTGGACGGCATCTCCGAGGAGCTGGACCGGAGGAGGAGCGGCGAGGAGACCCTGCAGGAGGCTCTGGAGCAGGAGCAGAGCCGGACCTCGCTGCTCCAGTCCAGCCTGgcggaggagaaggaggaggtgtGGCGTCTGAGCCAGGAGAACGGGACCTACATCCGGCTCACCGACCAGCTCTCCACCCAGATCgtggagatggaggaggagatctCTTCTCTCAGAGACCACCTCCGAGACCTCAGCTCCCAGCTCAACGACACCGCTGACCTGGTCCTGGAGCTCCGCAAGCAGCTCAACGCCAAGACCGGTCAGGTCGAGCCGGCGAGCAGCGAGCAGCTCCTCCAGTTGCAGACCGCTCTGCGGGACTCcgagagccggcagaggacggCGGAGGAAGACTTGGagagggagaagaagaagatgacgaAGCAGCTGCTGGAGCTGGAGGACCTGGTTCTGGCTCTGGAAGAGCTGGTGGAGCCGGCCGGTGCACGCAG GACTCAGCTGGAGGAGGTCCGATCAGAGAACGCAGCGCTCCAGGAGAGACTCGGCACCCTGCAGCAGGAAGTCCACAAGATGGAGGACGAGGTTGCCAAGAAGAG GAGGAAACTggaggagatggagagagaacacgagagaagcagagaagaagaagagaggctGCACAGAGAG AACTCCAGATATCGTGAGGAGGTTCTGGATCTGAGCAGCAGGAACCTGCAGCTGAGCACCGACAACGCTGAGCTCAGCACCCGTCTCCGTGGAGACCAGGAATCAGTCCGTATGCTGCACGAGCGCCTAGCGACGGTTTCTaaggagcaggaagaggagCATGCGACG GTGCGGCGGCTGCAGGACGCAGCGCTGCAGCACGAGCGGGAGAAGCTGCAACTGCAGGCGTCCTGGACACAGGAGAAACAGCTGCTGGAGGCGGAGCTTAGCACCTCCAAGGAGAAG CTGGAGCGCCAGCCGGTGCTGGAGGCGGAGCTCAGCGCCGTGACTCTGAAGCTGCAATGGGTGGAGGAGGACAAGGCCAAACTGCTGAGAGACGCCGATGAGCGAAATACAAAG gtggagaagctgcagcagagcgTGCTGTCTCTGGAGTCGGAGGCGGAGCTCCTTCGCTCTCAGCTTGCCGCCATCAGTCAGGAGAAACTCAGCCACGCCCAGGATGCGACGGAGCTACAGAGGAAGTTGCAGGAGGCTCAGAGCAGG GTGGAGGAGTTGGAGGCCGGTGTCAGGAAGCTGATGAGGGAGAAGGAGGAGCTCCGACAGGCGCTGCAGGAGCAAGAGGAGCAGGCCTCTGTCACTCTGCAGGAAGAGACCTGCAAACTGAGAGTCCAGAACCAGGAGCTCCAACACCAG CTCTCGGAGCTGCaggtggaaaatgtgaaggtccACAAACTGAGCGAGGAGCAAAAGGAGCTGAAGAGCAGACTGAGTGAGGCGGAGGAGGCCCGGATCCAGGCCCAGGACCAG